The nucleotide sequence GAAGGAGAAATAGTCTTCGATATGTTTGCTGGTGTCGGCCCTTATTCAATTTTGCTTGCAAAAAAAGTTAGACTTGTTTTTGCATGCGACATCAATCCTTGGGCGATAAAATATTTAGAAGAAAACAAGAGGCTAAATAAAACGCCCAATATAATTCCAATCCTGGGAGATGTAAGAAAAGTTGCTGAACAAATTAAAGCTGATAGAGTAATTATGAACCTCCCAAAGTTCGCACATGAATTTTTAAGAGAGGCTATGCTGAGTGTAAAGAGCGGAGGAATAATTCACTATTATGGATTTTCCCATGAAGATAACTTGTTTGATGAACATGAAGAGAAAATCAAAACTGTTGCAAGAGAGCTTGGAAAGAGCGTTGAATTCTTGGAGAGAAGAAAAGTAAGACCCTATGCTCCCTATCAGTATAATATTGCTATTGATTTTAGGGTGTTCTAACGTAAAATGTCAAATTGCTCCAAGGGGGAGCCTGAAGAAGCTTTTTTAATTTTCTCGATCCTTGCTTCTATGAATTTTACTAGGGATTCTTCATCAAACTTAAGCTTTCTCCCGTCTAGATAAGCCTTGTATATCTCAAGAACCTCTTCATCTTGAATTTTCTCAAGAGCATTTACAATATCCTCCTTTCTGAGACTTTTTGCTCCATTAATCAGAGCTAAAAGTCTTGCGGTTTCTCCAGCCAATATATGCATCATCTTTCTATTTTCCCTGAATTTCTCGCTCAGCTCTAGAATTCTACCGGCTCTCCAGCTCAAAAGCTCCCTGAACTCATATCTTGGCAAAATATTAGCTATGTCATTACCATAAACGACAACGTGGTTTTCAAGAAAATCCTGTTGATAGATTGTCAAAAACTTGAAAGGAATACCTTTTAACAATGGATCGCTTATGTTTTCCAGATATTCCCATGCTAGGTCAACTTCAATAGCATTGGTCTTCTTGGCACAGTCTTCTAAGATTTGCCTGAGCTTTGGAATAACTGACTCATCTTTTAGTATCACAGCAAAAAAGTCCAAGTCACTTACATTTTCGATGAAATCCCCTCTTACAAATGACCCATAGAGGATCAGGGAATAAAGTTCGTTTTTTAGTCTAGTATCTTGAGAAATCCGCTTTTTAATGCACTCTAAAAACTCCATAACCCTCACGGCTCTTTAAGCTTTGGCTTTGGTTCAGCTAAACCTATCGTCCCGTTAATCTTTTTAAATGAGACTCCATTAATAACGTTGCTTGGTGAGGGTACAGCTTTTTCCATTTCATTCTCCACTATCCAGCTTATTTTATCTCCGATTTCCACATCAAGAGCTTTGATAATCCCAATAGGTCCTTCAATGATATATTTTGCAGCGTCTCTGGGTATATAAACACGCCATGGTTTTGCTTTTTTGAAATCAACAACCTCTTTCGCTGAGTTCAGAAATATAACGTCAATGGTTTGAAACATAAAGAACATGTGTATTGAGGCGTTTGTCCTTGTTTCAGCTGGCAGAATAAATACAAGGGCATAATTTACATTAGGAGTGAGCATTAATCCTTTAAACCGTTTGAAAAAGGTGTCTGCTAATTTAACTTTTCCGTGCCAGACTTTGTTCTTGGTTTCGTTGATCAGCATGTTCTATTATTGAGAGCCAGGATTGATAAAGTTTCCGCGAAGGAGAATCAAAAAGAAAACAGAAAAATAGAATTAAAGCTCCCCTTTCAAGGCTTTCTCTCCAAGTTCAAAGCCCTTATGGAGTGCTTTCAGATTTATCTGCTCTGTTCCTTTTGGAACAGCATCCAGAACGGCCTTTTCTATGGCTTCTTTGCTAACAATTCCAGTAAGCGCTACAAAAAGCCCTAATGTTAAAATGTTCATTGTTAAACTCAACCCAGTAGTTTCCTCTGCAATCTCAGTAAGCGGGAAAGCATAAACTTTGAGCTTGAGGTTTTTCTCAACTTCTTCATTTCTATGGGGAATTAAATCTCTTTCAAGGATCAGCACAGCTCCTTCTTTCAGCTGACTGAGATACTTGGAATAAGCCTCCTGAGAGAGGAATATTGCATAATCCGGGTGCAGAGTTTTCGGATAATCAATTGGCTCATCACTTATAACCACTTCAGCTCTGCTTGCTCCTCCTCTGGATTCTGGACCATAAGATTGGGTTTGCACAGCGTAAAGACCTTCATAAACTGCTGCAGCTCTTCCAAGGATTACACTTGCTAAAATGACACCTTGACCACCAAAACCGCTGATGAGGACTTCTTTCCTCATTCTTCCCACCCCATCATTTTCTTTGCCCTTTTCTTGTACTCTTCATATTCTTCATTCAAGCTCGGCCTGTCTCTGTCAACAAACTCGCCAATAACAATCTTGTCTTTAAGCTCTTCTGGACTCATGTTCTTTGCCTTGCTTATCGGTACTGTAATCTTGTTGTACCACTTTATCAGCTCTGGAGCGGTTTTCATTCTGTTTCTCCTTCCAAAGCTGATTGGACATGGTGAGAGGAACTCAACCAAGCTAAAGCCTTTCTTTTGTAACGCTTTCTTTATGCTGTTTATCCCTTGGACATAATTAAAGACCGTCCATCTCGCGACATAGTTTGCCCCAGCAGCGACAGCTAGTTCAGCGATGTCAAAAGGATTCTCAAAGCTCCCATATGGAGCGGTTGTTCCCCTCAAACCCTTTAAGGTTGTTGGGGCTACTTGTCCTCCAGTCATTCCATAAGTGAAGTTGTTAATCAAAATCACGGTAACATCAAGATTTCTTCTGATTGCATGAATGAAGTGGTTCCCACCAATTGCTGCCGTATCACCGTCACCCATAAATGCTATAACTTTCAGATCTGGATTTGCCATCTTTATTCCAGTAGCAAATGCTAAAGCTCTTCCGTGAGTTGTGTGAAGACCATCAAAGTCAACAAATCCAGGAACTCTCGATGAACATCCAATTCCACTCACCCAGACCACTTCATCTTTGCTCCAGCCAAGCTCATCAATTGCTCTAAGCGTATATTGTAAAACTGAACCAATACCACAACCGGGACAGAAAATCGTTGGAAGCATATCCTTTCTCAGATATTTGTCCCTTATCTCATAGCTAAGCTTAAAGCGCATACTTCACACCCCACATTCGCACTTTTTAACCTCTCTAACAATTTCTTGAGGTGTATGAACTTCTCCACCAATTTTTGGAATAAGATCAACTCTTGCCTTTCCATTTGCTCCCTCTTTAACAAGATGATATAACTGACCAAGGTTCATCTCAGGAACGTAGATTGCATGAACCTGCTCTGCTATTCTTTCAATCATATCGAAGTCAAATGGCCAGACAACGTTGAGCTTAAGTAGTCCAGCTTTAATGCCCTCACTACGGAGTATTTTCACAGCCCTGACTGCAGAACGGGCAACTATTCCATAGCTTATTATAGCAACTTCGGCATCATCGAGTTCAAAAGTTTCATAATCAATTATGTCCTTCTTGTTCTTCTCAATCTTGTTTACGATTCTCTCAATAAGCTTGCGGTGAATTTCGGCATCAACTGTCTTTGGCCTCCCTTTCTCATCGTGGGTGAGTCCAGTGACATATGTGCGATATCCCTTTCCAAAGATTGGCATTGGAGGTATCAAATCGCCGTGAATATCGCCAAATGGATACTTTGCCTCTTCTTCATTTGCTGGTAACTTGCGGTAAACTAATTCTATATCTTCCGGATTTGGTATGTCAACTTTTTCACGCATGTGTCCAACCTCAGCATCTGTAAGCAGAATAACAGGAGTCCTATATTTTTCAGCTAAGTTGAATGCTCTAATGGTCATATCAAAAGCTTCTTGAACTGTTGCTGGGGTTAACACTATTAAACTGTGGTCTCCGTGAGTTCCCCAAATTGCTTGCATGACATCTCCCTGTGCTGCTAAAGTGGGCTGACCAGTTGATGGTCCGCTTCTCTGGACATCAACAACAACTATTGGAGTTTCAGTCATGATTGCATAACCCAAGTTTTCCATCATCAAACTAAAGCCTGGACCACTTGTGGCAGTCATGGCTTTAGCCCCAGCCCATGAGGCACCAATAATAGCGGCGATGCTTGCTAACTCATCTTCCATTTGGATACTTACACCATCAACGAGAGGCATGTAGAGAGCCATTGCTTCAAAAATCTCACTTGCAGGTGTTATTGGATAGCCAGCATAAAAACGACAGCCAGCTAAAATAGCTGCCCTTGCTATGGCTTCATCACCTTGTATAAAATCACTTTTGCCAACGGGAAATGGATATCTCATTTCAATCCCTCCTCATAACCAACTCTAAAAGCTTTCAAATTAATCTCTTCAGTCCCTTTCGGGACTCTCCTCCTTATAGCTTCTTCAACGCTCTCGTTCTTAACAATCCCAGTCTTGGCAACTAAATATCCGAGAGCAACCATGTTTACGGTTAGAGCAATTCCTGTTGTTTCCTCAGCAATCCTCGTGAAAGGTGCACCTATAAACTCCCTATCAGGCTTAACTAAATCCGTGTCAATTATCAAAAGCCCATCTTCTTTAAGTGAGTCTTTTGTAGTATCATAGCCGAGCTGAGCCAAAGCCACAAGAACGTCAGCTTTTGTGACAATTATGTCATAAATAGGGTCTCTTGAGATAATTACATCCGCCACAGAGTGTCCTCCTCTCGAAGCCGAGCTATAATCCTGAGTCTGAACAACGTTTAACCCCTCAATCGCAGCGGCTTCGCCCAAAATTACACCGGCCAAAACAACACCCTGTCCTCCTATACCTGCCAGCCTAATCTGCATCTTCATCACCCAGACCAAACTGCTCGGCAACTTCATCAATCAGTTTGTTAAGCTCTTCCGTAAACTCCGGTCTTTGTCTGCTGACAAATTCACCGATGATAAATTTATCCTCAAGCTCTTCTGGACTCATGTTCTTGGCTTTACTTATTGGAACGCTGTTTTTCATAAACCATCTTAACATTTCAGATGGCTCTTTCATCTTATTCCTCCTTCCAAACTGAACTGGACACTGTGAGATGACCTCAACGAGTGAGAAGCCTTTCACTTGGAGAGCTTTCTTTATGCTCTCTATAAGCTGGTAAACGTGAGCTGTTGTCCATCTTGCAACATAGCTTGCTCCTGCTTCAGCTACAACTTCAGCTATGTTTAAGGGATGCTCAATGTTTCTGTAAGGTGTTGTTGTCGTTTTGGCACCAAAGGGTGTTGTTGGAGCAACCTGACCACCAGTCATTCCATAGATGAAATTGTTCACCAAGATGACTGTTATGTCAATATTTCTTCTCGCAGCGTGGATGAGATGATTCCCACCGATTCCAGCTAAGTCGCCGTCTCCACTTATTACAACGACTTTTTTATCTGGTAGGCCAACTTTAACACCTGTTGCAAAGGCTATTGCTCTCCCGTGGGTTGTGTGAAGAGTATCAGCCAGGAAGTATGGTGACGCAATCCAAGCTGAACAGCCAATTCCGCTCACAACAACCAAATCCCTTGGGTCAATCTTGAGCTGGTCAATTGCATTTGCAAAGGCATTAAGAACAGTTCCACCACCACAGCCGGGGCATAGGGCTGTAGGTAAAGCCTCTTTTCTCAGATATTTTGCCATTTTATATCTGGTGTAAATCTCCTTGGCCATCTCACACACCCCTTATCTCGCGGAGAATTTCTTCAACCGTTAAAGGAACTCCACCGATCTTGTTAACCCCTTTTAGAATTACATCATCATTTACATAGCGCTGCACTTCGAGGATTAGCTGTCCAAGGTTCATCTCTGGGACGATAATTGCTCTGACTTTCTTTGCAAGCTCTTTAACTTTTTTACCTGGGAACGGATGAACAGTCTTTGGAATGAAGAGTCCAACTTTTATGCCCTCTTCTCTTGCCTTGAGAACAGCACCAAGGGATGGTCTTGCTGAGACCCCCCAGCTTATTACGAGGATTTCCATATCATCGGTGAAATACTCTTCCCACTTCTCTATCTCCTTTTCGTGCTTCTTAATCTTCTTGTGCAAACGGTTTACAAGTTTTATATGTACTTCAGGTGTGTAAACGTCCCTCAGACCTGTCTCCTTGTGAGTTGAACCTGTTACATGAGTAAAATAACCGTGACCAAAGAGAGGCATCGGTGGAACAAGGGAGCCATCAACATCTCCAAATGGATATTTTGCTTCCTTCTCATTTTTGGGGAGCTTTCTGTAAACTATCTCAACTTCTTCTGGATCGGGAATTCTTATCTGCTCCCTTGTATGTCCAATTACGCCATCAGCGAGAAGAACAACTGGGATTCTGAGCTTTTCGGAAATATTAAATGCTCTTATCGTTTCCCAGAATGAGTCTTCAACACTTATTGGCGAAATAGCAACAATTGGATGGTCCCCATGAGTCCCCCATCTTGCTTGGAAAAAATCTCCCTGGGCACCTTTTGTTGCTTGTCCAGTTGATGGTCCGCTTCTCTGGACATCAACAACAACTATTGGAGTTTCAGTCATGATTGCATAGCCAAGATTTTCCTGCATTAGGCTGAATCCAGGGCCACTTGTTGCAGTCATTGATTTTAATCCGGTCCAAGATGCCCCTATAATAGCGGCAATACTTCCAATCTCGTCCTCCATTTGGATGTAATAACCTCTAACTTTTGGCAACTCTCTTGCCATTGTCTCGGCAATTTCACTTGCAGGTGTTATTGGATAGCCTGCGTAGAATCTACAGCCTGCGAAGATTGCTCCGTAGGCTATTGCCTCATCACCTTGCATGAAATAGTTCCCCTTAGGGTAAAGCTTTTTCAGAAGGGCAATTTGCTCTGGTTCATCGCCTCGAATAATCATAATTACCACCTAACAGCTATAGCAAAGTCAGGGCAAAGTAGTTCACAGAGTTTGCACCTTACACACTTGTCAGCGTGAACTGGAACCGGGTAATGCACACCCTTTTCGCTCAGCTCTTTGCTCCATTCAAAGACCTTTCTTGGGCAGAGCTCAACGCAGATTCCACAGCCTTTGCATAGAAAAGTGTCAACGTCAATTTCTACGTTTTCGGTCTTCCCTATCACAAGATAGTTTTCCTTTTTAATTTCGACATCTGCCATAATCATCACCTGCAAATCGCTCAGAATTTTTACGTATGTAAAACATTTAAAGCTTTCGAAAACCAAAAGTGTGGTATTGTCTAGATCAGACACTATTCATCCTTGTGCATTAAAAAAAGAATTTTAAGAGTTTATTTGGCAGTTTTGACAATGCAAATGAATACTTTTTAAAAAAGTTTTGTAATAAAGTTATTTTGCAAATGTAAAGGGCTAATCTAAATTTCTTCTTGAGAAACATCAGTAAGTGATCAACTGCCAATCTAGAATTCCTTCTTGGACTATATAACTCCACTCAGCTTTGCATTTGTGGTCAAGATTCTTAAGATATTTAAGTTCTTGAGTTGCCGAAAACTTTCTTATTGCATCAGCAATCATCTTATCGCATTCCCCACAATTGTGAGGACCCCTCTTTGAACCAGCACCTACTGGATCACTGAGGATTCTCTTTTTTGGATATGTCTTTTTGGCCCATTTTAAAACCTCAACAACGCTCCACAACCATGGAGGTCTGTACTCATTTTTCTCCCAAAGTCTTTCATATGTGGTTCCTTTTTGAATATTTGTGACGTTTATGGAAAATGTGTCTGTATAGGGTGCTGCCATCTTTATACTCTCTTTTATATCTTCAATTCCATCTCTTTCGCTTAAGAAAATCGGCTTTAAGAGGAGATATGTTTTAACTTTTGCACCAGCACTTCTTATCTCTTCACTGGCCTTAACAAACTGCTTGAAGGTGTTTCCCTTATTTATGCTTACATCAGCTATGTTATCGTTTGCAGTCTCAAGGCCAATAGCAACTTCAAAATGTTTATCCCCAACAATATCGGCAAGCTCCTTAACAGCATCGTATCTCACGAGCTCTGACCTTGACTCAATCACAATTTCCTTAATATTATTATATTCAGCCAAAAGTTTGAAGATTTTCTTCCTTGTTTCTGGTTTAAGCTCACTGTTATCAAGAAAGCTTCCCGAAGTGAAAATTCTTACAGCAACTCTCTCTTTCCCTTCAATTTTCTTAAGGGCTTTTTCCACATATCTAACTATTTCCTCCTGGCTCCATGGATTTTTAGGCGCTGAAGCTGGATAAGAACACATATAACAAGCTTTTCCAATTCTATAGCGATAACATCCGATAGTTGGCAAGATTATGAATAATGCGACTCCTTTTTCTCCAGCAACATTGTCTTCGCTTGTCCAATAAGTCATTTTCTCACCTACCAAGGCATTGGAGTTTGGGTTTTTAAAGTTGCTGTGTTGTTTTTCAACTTATAAAGAGAAAAAGTTATATCTGTGGATTATGTAATTTAAACAGTGGTGAGTTGAAATGACTTTGAGTCAAGCAAAAACCTATGGTGGGGTTGGTGCAATTTTAGCCCTAATAGGTGGGGCAGTTCCAAAGCTAGGCAGTGTGTTGAGCAT is from Thermococcus paralvinellae and encodes:
- a CDS encoding nucleotidyltransferase domain-containing protein is translated as MEFLECIKKRISQDTRLKNELYSLILYGSFVRGDFIENVSDLDFFAVILKDESVIPKLRQILEDCAKKTNAIEVDLAWEYLENISDPLLKGIPFKFLTIYQQDFLENHVVVYGNDIANILPRYEFRELLSWRAGRILELSEKFRENRKMMHILAGETARLLALINGAKSLRKEDIVNALEKIQDEEVLEIYKAYLDGRKLKFDEESLVKFIEARIEKIKKASSGSPLEQFDILR
- a CDS encoding DUF192 domain-containing protein; its protein translation is MLINETKNKVWHGKVKLADTFFKRFKGLMLTPNVNYALVFILPAETRTNASIHMFFMFQTIDVIFLNSAKEVVDFKKAKPWRVYIPRDAAKYIIEGPIGIIKALDVEIGDKISWIVENEMEKAVPSPSNVINGVSFKKINGTIGLAEPKPKLKEP
- a CDS encoding 2-oxoacid:ferredoxin oxidoreductase subunit gamma translates to MRKEVLISGFGGQGVILASVILGRAAAVYEGLYAVQTQSYGPESRGGASRAEVVISDEPIDYPKTLHPDYAIFLSQEAYSKYLSQLKEGAVLILERDLIPHRNEEVEKNLKLKVYAFPLTEIAEETTGLSLTMNILTLGLFVALTGIVSKEAIEKAVLDAVPKGTEQINLKALHKGFELGEKALKGEL
- a CDS encoding 2-oxoacid:ferredoxin oxidoreductase subunit beta, which translates into the protein MRFKLSYEIRDKYLRKDMLPTIFCPGCGIGSVLQYTLRAIDELGWSKDEVVWVSGIGCSSRVPGFVDFDGLHTTHGRALAFATGIKMANPDLKVIAFMGDGDTAAIGGNHFIHAIRRNLDVTVILINNFTYGMTGGQVAPTTLKGLRGTTAPYGSFENPFDIAELAVAAGANYVARWTVFNYVQGINSIKKALQKKGFSLVEFLSPCPISFGRRNRMKTAPELIKWYNKITVPISKAKNMSPEELKDKIVIGEFVDRDRPSLNEEYEEYKKRAKKMMGWEE
- a CDS encoding 2-oxoacid:acceptor oxidoreductase subunit alpha; the encoded protein is MRYPFPVGKSDFIQGDEAIARAAILAGCRFYAGYPITPASEIFEAMALYMPLVDGVSIQMEDELASIAAIIGASWAGAKAMTATSGPGFSLMMENLGYAIMTETPIVVVDVQRSGPSTGQPTLAAQGDVMQAIWGTHGDHSLIVLTPATVQEAFDMTIRAFNLAEKYRTPVILLTDAEVGHMREKVDIPNPEDIELVYRKLPANEEEAKYPFGDIHGDLIPPMPIFGKGYRTYVTGLTHDEKGRPKTVDAEIHRKLIERIVNKIEKNKKDIIDYETFELDDAEVAIISYGIVARSAVRAVKILRSEGIKAGLLKLNVVWPFDFDMIERIAEQVHAIYVPEMNLGQLYHLVKEGANGKARVDLIPKIGGEVHTPQEIVREVKKCECGV
- a CDS encoding 2-oxoacid:ferredoxin oxidoreductase subunit gamma — protein: MQIRLAGIGGQGVVLAGVILGEAAAIEGLNVVQTQDYSSASRGGHSVADVIISRDPIYDIIVTKADVLVALAQLGYDTTKDSLKEDGLLIIDTDLVKPDREFIGAPFTRIAEETTGIALTVNMVALGYLVAKTGIVKNESVEEAIRRRVPKGTEEINLKAFRVGYEEGLK
- a CDS encoding 2-oxoacid:ferredoxin oxidoreductase subunit beta — its product is MAKEIYTRYKMAKYLRKEALPTALCPGCGGGTVLNAFANAIDQLKIDPRDLVVVSGIGCSAWIASPYFLADTLHTTHGRAIAFATGVKVGLPDKKVVVISGDGDLAGIGGNHLIHAARRNIDITVILVNNFIYGMTGGQVAPTTPFGAKTTTTPYRNIEHPLNIAEVVAEAGASYVARWTTAHVYQLIESIKKALQVKGFSLVEVISQCPVQFGRRNKMKEPSEMLRWFMKNSVPISKAKNMSPEELEDKFIIGEFVSRQRPEFTEELNKLIDEVAEQFGLGDEDAD
- a CDS encoding 2-oxoacid:acceptor oxidoreductase subunit alpha, with protein sequence MIIRGDEPEQIALLKKLYPKGNYFMQGDEAIAYGAIFAGCRFYAGYPITPASEIAETMARELPKVRGYYIQMEDEIGSIAAIIGASWTGLKSMTATSGPGFSLMQENLGYAIMTETPIVVVDVQRSGPSTGQATKGAQGDFFQARWGTHGDHPIVAISPISVEDSFWETIRAFNISEKLRIPVVLLADGVIGHTREQIRIPDPEEVEIVYRKLPKNEKEAKYPFGDVDGSLVPPMPLFGHGYFTHVTGSTHKETGLRDVYTPEVHIKLVNRLHKKIKKHEKEIEKWEEYFTDDMEILVISWGVSARPSLGAVLKAREEGIKVGLFIPKTVHPFPGKKVKELAKKVRAIIVPEMNLGQLILEVQRYVNDDVILKGVNKIGGVPLTVEEILREIRGV
- a CDS encoding 2-oxoglutarate ferredoxin oxidoreductase subunit delta; the protein is MADVEIKKENYLVIGKTENVEIDVDTFLCKGCGICVELCPRKVFEWSKELSEKGVHYPVPVHADKCVRCKLCELLCPDFAIAVRW
- a CDS encoding archaeosine biosynthesis radical SAM protein RaSEA, with protein sequence MTYWTSEDNVAGEKGVALFIILPTIGCYRYRIGKACYMCSYPASAPKNPWSQEEIVRYVEKALKKIEGKERVAVRIFTSGSFLDNSELKPETRKKIFKLLAEYNNIKEIVIESRSELVRYDAVKELADIVGDKHFEVAIGLETANDNIADVSINKGNTFKQFVKASEEIRSAGAKVKTYLLLKPIFLSERDGIEDIKESIKMAAPYTDTFSINVTNIQKGTTYERLWEKNEYRPPWLWSVVEVLKWAKKTYPKKRILSDPVGAGSKRGPHNCGECDKMIADAIRKFSATQELKYLKNLDHKCKAEWSYIVQEGILDWQLITY